A genomic window from Luteolibacter sp. LG18 includes:
- a CDS encoding DUF1003 domain-containing protein, with protein sequence MEQESTAAPTAASSKHGHLRFHLPHAHLAATFGNDWFGLKAESFARFFGTPTFLIGQTVIVGVWIVANLLGWSKFDAYPFILLNLAFSLQAAYAAPLILLAQTRQAERDKTTSDADAQHREDLARISAERQATAAEQTAHLLELMRRNTELTELTKALSERIETLTEEVHRHILATESPQR encoded by the coding sequence ATGGAACAAGAATCCACGGCGGCTCCGACGGCGGCGTCCTCCAAGCACGGCCACCTGCGTTTCCATCTGCCGCACGCCCACCTGGCGGCCACCTTCGGCAACGATTGGTTCGGCCTGAAGGCGGAATCGTTCGCGCGGTTCTTCGGCACGCCGACCTTCCTCATCGGTCAGACGGTGATCGTGGGCGTGTGGATCGTAGCGAACCTGCTCGGCTGGTCGAAATTCGACGCCTATCCCTTCATCCTGCTCAACCTCGCCTTCAGCTTGCAGGCGGCCTATGCCGCGCCGCTGATCCTGCTGGCACAAACGCGGCAGGCGGAGCGGGACAAGACGACCTCCGACGCGGACGCGCAGCACCGCGAGGATCTGGCACGCATCTCCGCCGAGCGCCAGGCGACGGCGGCCGAACAGACCGCCCATCTGCTGGAACTGATGCGCCGCAATACCGAGCTGACGGAATTGACCAAGGCCCTCAGCGAGCGCATCGAAACGCTCACCGAGGAAGTACACCGCCACATCCTGGCCACCGAGAGTCCCCAGCGGTAA
- a CDS encoding SUMF1/EgtB/PvdO family nonheme iron enzyme, with translation MDSPSDAPTLLGDYRLIELLAEGPLTRTWLAEQVSVRRNVLVDELRPEAEEARESFLADIRSKAAMDHPLIGSVYEAVAKDEHCFFAREKLAGATLEERLHATEAMRPSELAHAVRRVAEANLYLESRGQATAQLDPEDIHLEDSGVVRLVNLAVAGEREPERSVQDIVNLGERLVPLVADGHPGASRMLTLLAWMRGEGLEIPLTWEQVRAYASQIEQQLADPAAGAGPATTHLPAPKKLPVAAIAGVAALVIAAAGVGLSVMKPKPPAGPPKASLPGAVLIPAGKHPTPDGLDEDLRAFRLASHEVTIGEYAEFLETLALLAKDKRERTFDHEGQPATKTDHLPDDWETLRTAAKTNGTWKGRPVTLDTPVVGVDWWDATAFCEWKQGSLPSQEEWFAALRVGVQQPATLKPSNWLPVTAETPDRTPNGLLGMAGSVAEWTRSQSVNPANPLGEKLWVIIGGSFLNPANGAQAREWVEERGLRRPDLGFRLATDAR, from the coding sequence ATGGATTCCCCTTCCGACGCACCCACCCTGTTAGGCGATTACCGGCTCATCGAACTCCTGGCGGAAGGCCCTCTGACCCGCACGTGGCTGGCGGAGCAGGTTTCCGTGCGCCGCAATGTCCTCGTCGATGAACTCCGTCCGGAGGCCGAGGAGGCCCGCGAGTCGTTCCTGGCGGACATCCGCTCGAAGGCTGCGATGGACCACCCGCTGATCGGTTCGGTGTACGAGGCTGTGGCGAAGGACGAGCACTGCTTTTTCGCCCGCGAGAAACTGGCTGGTGCCACCTTGGAAGAGCGCCTCCACGCCACCGAGGCGATGCGCCCGTCCGAGTTGGCCCATGCCGTCCGCCGTGTCGCGGAGGCGAACCTGTATCTCGAATCCCGCGGCCAGGCCACCGCCCAGCTCGATCCGGAGGACATCCACTTGGAAGACAGCGGCGTGGTGCGTCTGGTGAACCTCGCCGTTGCTGGCGAGCGCGAGCCGGAGCGATCCGTGCAGGACATCGTCAACCTCGGCGAACGCCTGGTGCCGCTGGTGGCGGATGGCCACCCCGGGGCCTCGCGCATGCTCACGCTGCTGGCGTGGATGCGCGGCGAGGGGCTGGAGATTCCCCTCACCTGGGAGCAGGTCCGCGCTTACGCCAGTCAGATCGAGCAACAGCTCGCCGATCCCGCGGCCGGTGCCGGTCCGGCGACCACCCATCTGCCCGCGCCGAAGAAGCTGCCGGTGGCCGCCATTGCCGGGGTCGCCGCGCTGGTGATCGCGGCGGCCGGAGTCGGCCTGTCGGTGATGAAGCCGAAGCCGCCCGCCGGTCCACCGAAGGCGTCGCTGCCCGGAGCCGTGCTCATTCCCGCTGGGAAGCATCCCACGCCGGACGGCCTGGACGAGGATTTGCGGGCGTTCCGTCTGGCCTCGCACGAGGTCACCATCGGCGAGTACGCGGAGTTTTTGGAAACCCTCGCCCTGCTGGCGAAGGACAAGCGCGAGCGCACCTTTGACCACGAAGGCCAGCCCGCGACCAAGACCGATCACCTCCCTGACGATTGGGAAACCCTCCGCACCGCGGCCAAGACGAACGGCACCTGGAAGGGCCGCCCCGTCACCCTGGACACCCCGGTAGTGGGCGTCGATTGGTGGGATGCCACCGCCTTCTGCGAGTGGAAGCAGGGCAGCCTGCCGAGCCAGGAGGAATGGTTCGCCGCCCTGCGCGTGGGCGTCCAGCAGCCAGCCACACTGAAGCCGTCGAACTGGCTACCGGTCACCGCCGAGACGCCGGACCGCACGCCAAACGGCCTGCTCGGCATGGCCGGCTCGGTGGCGGAGTGGACCCGCAGCCAGTCGGTGAACCCGGCCAATCCCCTCGGCGAAAAGCTGTGGGTGATCATCGGCGGTTCGTTCCTGAACCCCGCCAATGGCGCCCAGGCCCGCGAGTGGGTGGAGGAGCGCGGCCTGCGTCGACCCGATCTCGGCTTCCGCCTCGCGACCGACGCGCGCTGA